Proteins encoded by one window of Culicoides brevitarsis isolate CSIRO-B50_1 chromosome 2, AGI_CSIRO_Cbre_v1, whole genome shotgun sequence:
- the LOC134830187 gene encoding vascular endothelial growth factor receptor kdr-like isoform X3: MMKFVLKSTVIHNLALIWIFFVLISRAATDEEANLRSKAENYGTPITDPPATEFTAEAREDFRIPCLCSSPITWVTIDPDHHTIDHNLHVEYSVNDTSRFPYQATLVLHGVSVDDVHFYYCVQNRSLQLAENLADIENEVKLFRGIDVYLFVKDEEHPLVPLRNPAMSVKQYEPYTIPCKPAHRDVEVELIRWDQEPSNVLNAAKFDPKLGFTVKFREIHDSAWYACRVKGVEDGEEHPFEISLLPTYNELEARTEYITSPQINSTSESGFVYIDSPITLYCFVEIKAGVKYDILWYFKGRQISKQDQQKYEISDISEHPSQKALSTIGTRSLTILQAALEDSGNYRCSVRDHNNNENEHTYTVKVLEKDQSELELRASQTKLETPKGTTVTIMFEYTSYPDAKFEIYKNADRLILDDNFKLEPNYKERRVIFKIFNAQIENTANYTLSASNGVLTKNSTVQVFVTGPPFIQLEPEVIYAKLGQKIMLLCKSISYPPATFEWSYRKCEVSEWDRCSLTRGGTWVSNDLLLALLKNHSSILNNSRDTFSLTNNPIFTSNLKPNTSTIVRNARFTDNTQFDTNESLRDMVERETSELIYMKTANLTAFIRFPGVARCIAENHEGPPDTKSAVIMVGHMEKPAMLWRQNEGEIISEEDDVKLECGAIKYNYSNLFRWRHAGKFITNETNEYDFENNDTQYEYRSVLTIKNADMAKKGQYSCITYNKATGQRANEMTYFVDVKKRKQARITATNLTSYDNVVSLGDSVQLFCDVEGIPPPEIEWTKDGVLLTNETLNLWIGKEGDRSILRITAVKVDHEGEYRCKVENKDGMDAQSTKLVIKNRPFKYLLHTTIGVFIFILFLTICTIYLCIRVKKEKDKVAALKKIGLYQFEEGDIDRLNPDLDLTEQADLLPYDRRFEFPRDKLKLGQQLGAGAFGVVVKGIAQGIIPYEEESTVAVKMVKANTDDEIMRALISELKIMVHLGQHLNVVNLLGAVTKNIARREVMVIVEYCRFGNVQKFLLKHRTSFVDQIKKDTDEIDPTILENEYRWSNNSVYNIRASNSGFNPSGHINSQGYVRHSGFAVDSANTEATLLSRGDESERPLSSGYQSEYRGPVRNVTTSDLVCWSFQVARGMDYLASRKVLHGDLAARNILLCDNNIVKICDFGLARSLYNNENYKKNNETPLPFKWLALESLSDQVFSTYSDVWAFGVTMWEFFSLAQTPYPGIDPNRDLYLKLMAGYRMEKPKYANQRLYDIMLSCWNQKPETRPLFNQLEKQLSALLEDGVKDHYIDLNEPYLQANTEYLKSNPDYLAMLGPPDEMAPPIPSMIATHEEFHPPNVEAPSVPGYINMQPMQGTAIYTPNAVDEDENDASQPLNKKTSPVQKPPRKSKERQIRSSDDDGPGEDIPMLEKNPNNNKFEGNHEGGLMPRHPRDTIESNQYVNVPSQKQQDAFSNPSYVVVNNVNERN, encoded by the exons CTGCCACGGATGAAGAAGCCAATCTCCGTTCAAAGGCAGAAAATTATGGAACTCCGATAACGGATCCGCCAGCGACGGAATTCACAGCTGAAGCTCGGGAGGATTTTCGAATACCGTGTCTTTGTTCGTCGCCGATCACGTGGGTGACAATCGACCCGGATCATCATACAATCGATCACAATTTGCATGTCGAATATTCCGTTAATGACACAAGTCGATTTCCGTATCAAGCGACGCTCGTTTTGCACGGTGTCAGTGTCGATGATGTGCATTTTTATTACTGCGTGCAAAACAGATCCTTGCAGTTGGCGGAAAATTTGGCAGATATCGAGAATGAAGTGAAGCTTTTTAGAGGCATTGATGTTTATTTGTTCgtgaaag atgagGAACATCCATTGGTACCTTTGAGGAATCCAGCGATGAGTGTGAAACAATATGAGCCATACACAATTCCGTGTAAGCCAGCGCATAGAGATGTTGAAGTTGAATTGATTCGATGGGATCAAGAg CCAAGTAACGTATTGAATGCCGCAAAGTTCGATCCCAAACTTGGTTTCACGGTAAAATTTCGGGAGATTCACGACAGCGCATGGTACGCATGCCGCGTCAAAGGTGTCGAAGATGGCGAGGAACATCCCTTTGAAATATCACTTTTGCCCACGT ATAATGAACTGGAAG cGCGTACCGAGTACATCACATCGCCTCAAATCAACAGCACATCCGAAAGCGGCTTCGTCTACATTGACAGTCCCATTACGCTTTATTGCTTCGTCGAAATCAAAGCTGGAGTGAAATACGACATTTTATGGTATTTCAAAGGACGTCAAATttcg aaacaagatcaacaaaaatatgaaatttccgACATTTCGGAGCATCCATCACAAAAAGCCTTGTCGACAATTGGAACGCGATCTCTTACAATTTTACAAGCAGCTCTCGAGGACTCGGGAAATTATCGTTGTTCAGTGCGGGATCACAACAATAACGAAAATGAGCATACCTATACGGTTAAAGTGTTGGAAAAAGATCAATCTGAGTTGGAATTACGAGCATCACAAACAAAGTTAGAAACGCCCAAAGGAACAACAGTGACAATTATGTTCGAATACACTTCGTATCCGGATGCTAAATTTGAAAt atataaaaATGCGGATCGTCTCATACTTGATGATAATTTCAAGTTGGAACCAAATTACAAAGAACGTCGAgtcatttttaagatttttaatgcaCAAATTGAGAATACAGCAAATTATACGTTAAGTGCATCGAATGgagttttgacgaaaaattcaaCTGTTCAAGTATTTGTAACAG gtcCTCCATTCATCCAACTCGAGCCAGAAGTAATTTACGCCAAACTCggtcaaaaaatcatgttacTCTGCAAAAGTATCAGCTATCCGCCAGCTACTTTCGAATGGAGTTATCGCAAATGCGAAGTTAGTGAATGGGATCGCTGCAGTCTCACGCGCGGCGGCACCTGGGTAAGCAATGATTTACTATTGGCCCTTTTGAAAAATCACTCGAGCATCCTCAATAACAGTCGTGACACTTTTTCACTTACTAACAATCCTATATTTACTTCCAACCTGAAGCCTAACACAAGCACAATTGTCAGAAATGCACGTTTCACTGACAATACACAG ttTGATACGAACGAAAGTCTTCGAGATATGGTCGAACGCGAGACCTCAGAACTGATTTACATGAAAACAGCAAATCTGACAGCTTTCATAAGATTTCCGGGAGTTGCTCGATGCATCGCGGAGAATCACGAGGGACCTCCAGATACCAAAAGTGCCGTTATTATGGTTGGGCACATGGAGAAACCGGCGATGTTGTGGCGTCAAAATGAAGGCGAAATAATTTCTGAAGAAGATGACGTGAAACTCGAATGCGGCGCCATCAAATATAATTATTCGAATCTCTTCCGATGGCGACATGCGggaaaatttatcacaaacgAGACGAACGAGTACGATTTTGAGAATAATGACACGCAATACGAATATCGCTCGGTTCTGACGATAAAAAATGCGGATATGGCGAAAAAAGGACAGTACAGTTGCATCACTTATAACAAAGCAACGGGCCAGCGCGCCAACGAAATGACGTATTTTGTCGATGTAAAGAAGCGAAAACAGGCTAGAATTACAGCGACGAATTTGACGTCGTATGATAATGTTGTCAGTTTGGGAGATTCGGTGCAATTGTTTTGTGATGTTGAAGGAATTCCGCCGCCCGAGATCGAATGGACCAAAGATGGCGTGCTGTTGACGAATGAAACGCTCAATTTGTGGATCGGAAAGGAAGGAGATCGATCAATTTTGAGGATAACTGCGGTAAAAGTCGATCATGAGGGAGAGTACAGATGCAAAGTTGAGAATAAAGATGGAATGGATGCGCAATCGACGAAGCTTGTGATCAAAA atcgTCCTTTCAAATATCTCCTTCACACAACAATTGGCGTCTTCATTTTCATCCTTTTCCTCACAATTTGCACAATTTATCTCTGCATTCGTGTCAAGAAGGAAAAAGACAAAGTTGCTGCTTTGAAGAAAATCGGTCTCTACCAATTCGAGGAAGGCGACATTGATCGTCTCAATCCCGATTTGGATCTCACGGAACAAGCTGATCTCCTCCCGTACGATCGTCGTTTCGAATTTCCGCGCGACAAACTAAAACTCGGACAACAACTTGGCGCCGGAGCTTTCGGAGTTGTCGTCAAGGGAATTGCCCAAGGCATCATTCCGTACGAAGAGGAATCCACAGTTGCGGTTAAAATGGTCAAAGCTAACACCGATGACGAAATTATGCGAGCTCTTATCTCCGAACTGAAGATCATGGTTCACTTGGGACAACATTTGAACGTCGTGAATTTGCTCGGAGCAGTTACGAAAAATATCGCGAGACGCGAAGTGATGGTTATTGTCGAATATTGTCGCTTTGGAAatgttcaaaagtttttgctgAAACATCGCACGAGCTTTGTGGATCAAATTAAGAAGGATACGGACGAAATTGATCCGACAATTCTCGAAAATGAGTATCGATGGTCAAATAATAGTGTTTACAATATCAG AGCGAGCAATTCGGGTTTCAATCCAAGCGGGCATATTAACTCTCAAGGATACGTTCGACATTCAGGATTTGCAGTTGATAGTGCGAACACGGAAGCAACTCTCTTGTCACGAGGAG ATGAAAGTGAACGCCCTCTGAGCTCCGGATACCAAAGCGAATACCGCGGACCTGTTCGAAATGTCACAACTTCTGATCTCGTGTGTTGGTCTTTCCAAGTAGCACGCGGCATGGATTATTTGGCATCACGTAAAGTGCTTCATGGCGATTTAGCAGCTCGTAATATCCTCCTGTGCGACAATAATATCGTGAAAATATGCGATTTTGGTCTTGCTCGATCCCTTTACAAcaatgaaaattacaaaaagaaCAATGAAACGCCGTTGCCGTTCAAATGGCTCGCCTTAGAATCGCTCAGCGATCAAGTTTTCAGTACTTACTCCGATGTGTGGGCATTTGGCGTCACAATGTGGGAATTTTTCTCGCTTGCACAAACCCCGTATCCCGGAATTGATCCAAATCGCGATTTGTATCTGAAACTAATGGCGGGATATCGCATGGAAAAGCCAAAATATGCGAATCAGCGACTTTATGACATCATGTTGAGCTGCTGGAATCAAAAACCGGAGACAAGGCCTTTGTTTAATCAGTTGGAGAAGCAGTTGAGTGCCCTGTTGGAAGATGGAGTCAAAGat cattACATCGACTTGAACGAGCCTTACCTCCAAGCAAATACGGAATACTTAAAATCCAATCCGGATTATTTGGCGATGTTGGGTCCCCCCGATGAAATGGCGCCTCCAATTCCCTCCATGATTGCCACGCACGAAGAATTCCATCCGCCCAATGTTGAGGCTCCTTCCGTTCCCGGCTACATTAACATGCAACCGATGCAAGGAACTGCCATTTACACTCCCAACGCCGTCGACGAAGATGAAAATGACGCAAGTCAACCACTCAATAAGAAAACTAGTCCAGTACAAAAGCCGCCGCGCAAAAGTAAGGAACGTCAAATTCGGAGCAGCGACGATGACGGGCCCGGCGAAGATATTCCGATGTTGGAAAAGAACCCGAATAACAACAAATTCGAGGGAAATCACGAGGGCGGATTGATGCCGCGACATCCGCGAGACACAATCGAAAGTAATCAGTATGTGAATGTGCCGTCGCAGAAGCAACAAGATGCCTTCAGTAATCCGAGTTATGTCGTCGTGAACAACGTCAATGAACGCAACTAG